The following proteins are co-located in the Paludibaculum fermentans genome:
- a CDS encoding SDR family oxidoreductase: protein MQRIAITGVTGYIGGRLAPMLLESGYSLRCLVRTPRKLEGRKWTEDARVEIRKTELADADALTRELSGCSAAYYLVHSMMSAGGEYAQLDLQLAGAFAKAAAAAGVTRIIYLGGLGETGPNLSQHLASRRDVESALASTGVPVTVLRAAMIVGSGSASFEILRYLVQRLPVMITPKWVSTRCQPIAVENVLGYLVGVLSVPECAGGTFDIGGSEILPYSEIMRTMAEELKLPRRWIIPVPVLTPRLSSYWIHLVTPLSSSIARPLAEGLKNEVVCREDRITHLVPQKLMNVREAIRAALSQVESRLVETNWSMAGPMLGDPDWSGGTVFRDERSVSMEVPAWAAFRAVCRLGGEHGWYADWLWKIRGALDRLAGGPGLRRGRRDPDSLRYGDALDFWRVVGVDRDQSLSLRAEMRLPGEALLGFRIQDKGAHECTLRQTALFQPRGLFGLLYWYSVLPFHGLIFRGMLAAIQGDALRIAAAEGTRRADAG, encoded by the coding sequence ATGCAGCGCATCGCCATCACGGGAGTTACCGGCTACATCGGCGGCAGATTGGCGCCCATGCTCCTGGAGTCCGGCTACTCCCTGCGCTGCCTCGTTCGGACGCCCAGGAAACTCGAAGGCCGCAAGTGGACGGAAGACGCCCGGGTGGAGATCCGGAAGACGGAGTTGGCGGATGCCGACGCTCTGACGCGAGAGCTTTCCGGCTGCTCCGCCGCGTACTATCTCGTGCATTCGATGATGTCCGCCGGCGGCGAATACGCACAGCTCGACCTGCAACTGGCCGGGGCATTTGCGAAAGCAGCGGCGGCGGCCGGCGTGACCCGTATCATCTATCTGGGCGGGCTCGGTGAAACCGGCCCGAACCTGAGCCAGCATCTGGCGTCGAGGCGCGATGTCGAATCCGCCCTGGCTTCCACCGGTGTGCCGGTGACGGTGCTGCGCGCGGCCATGATCGTCGGTTCCGGCTCCGCCTCGTTTGAAATCCTTCGCTATCTGGTGCAGCGCCTGCCGGTGATGATCACTCCGAAGTGGGTCAGCACGCGGTGCCAGCCCATCGCGGTGGAGAACGTGCTTGGGTATCTGGTGGGTGTCCTGTCCGTCCCCGAATGCGCCGGTGGGACGTTCGACATCGGCGGCTCCGAGATCCTCCCTTACAGCGAGATCATGCGGACCATGGCGGAAGAGTTGAAACTGCCCCGCCGCTGGATCATCCCTGTGCCGGTGCTGACGCCGCGCCTGAGCTCCTATTGGATTCATCTGGTGACGCCCTTGAGCAGCAGCATCGCGCGGCCCCTGGCCGAAGGGTTGAAGAACGAAGTTGTCTGCCGCGAGGACCGGATTACCCATCTCGTTCCTCAAAAACTGATGAATGTGCGCGAGGCCATCCGGGCGGCCCTCAGCCAGGTGGAGTCCCGCCTGGTGGAGACGAACTGGTCGATGGCCGGACCCATGCTGGGCGATCCCGACTGGTCGGGCGGCACCGTCTTCCGGGATGAGCGTTCGGTCTCCATGGAAGTGCCTGCCTGGGCCGCATTCCGTGCCGTGTGCCGGCTGGGCGGCGAGCACGGCTGGTATGCGGATTGGCTGTGGAAGATTCGCGGGGCGCTGGACCGGTTGGCCGGAGGTCCGGGACTACGCCGCGGACGGCGCGATCCCGACTCCCTGCGGTACGGCGACGCCTTGGATTTCTGGCGGGTCGTTGGAGTGGATCGCGATCAGTCGCTCTCCTTGCGGGCGGAAATGCGGCTGCCCGGCGAGGCACTGCTCGGCTTCCGGATCCAGGACAAGGGCGCCCATGAATGTACGCTGCGGCAAACAGCGCTGTTCCAGCCGCGCGGGCTGTTCGGCCTTCTTTACTGGTATTCCGTGCTCCCCTTCCACGGCCTGATTTTCCGAGGCATGCTGGCCGCGATCCAGGGTGATGCCTTGCGGATCGCGGCTGCCGAGGGAACCCGCCGGGCAGACGCCGGCTGA
- a CDS encoding RCC1 domain-containing protein: MKRIASCLAVQLLLATGLARAQAPRAVIKITGELHKLVLFADGTVGGWGDMRDGQLGPRATLPNYRGHMTAFAPIALPGKAIDIAAGSRTSYVLLENGKVLAFGFGMNGELGRGEQGLAGSEVPLEVNGLAEVAQITAAGMTAYAIHKDGTVSAWGSRGSGMVADGVYNNRMGESTPAAQVPVRIPNVSGIVQLSASSSHVLALTSTGKVLSWGSAGARLGRTLAEGVRVALPEEIPGLDNVASVAATSVASGALKKDGTVWVWGSNQQAEFGNGQREDNERTWKPVRVPGVQNAKALANGLIGRHFLALLKDGTVRSWGNSDWGQAGNGLTGQEQATPAAAKISGVKAVFAGGNQSFAVKQDGSVWVWGSGDRREWPLSNNAPLPVALNFPAR; encoded by the coding sequence ATGAAACGGATCGCCTCCTGCCTGGCCGTACAATTGCTCCTGGCAACCGGCCTCGCGCGCGCACAGGCGCCGCGAGCAGTCATCAAGATCACCGGTGAACTGCACAAGCTGGTGCTCTTCGCCGATGGCACGGTGGGCGGCTGGGGAGACATGCGGGACGGACAGTTGGGACCGCGCGCCACACTGCCCAACTACCGCGGGCACATGACCGCCTTTGCGCCCATCGCGCTGCCCGGCAAAGCGATCGACATCGCGGCGGGCAGCCGAACATCCTACGTGCTGCTGGAGAACGGCAAAGTGCTGGCGTTCGGGTTTGGCATGAATGGAGAACTGGGCCGCGGCGAACAGGGTTTGGCGGGATCGGAAGTGCCCCTGGAGGTCAACGGTCTGGCGGAGGTGGCGCAGATCACCGCCGCCGGGATGACCGCGTACGCGATTCACAAGGATGGAACAGTCAGCGCCTGGGGCTCCCGCGGCTCTGGAATGGTGGCCGATGGCGTGTATAACAACCGTATGGGCGAATCCACGCCCGCGGCCCAAGTTCCCGTGCGCATTCCCAACGTCTCCGGCATAGTGCAGCTCAGCGCGTCCAGTTCGCACGTGCTGGCCCTGACTTCGACCGGGAAGGTCCTCTCCTGGGGCAGCGCCGGCGCCAGGCTGGGGCGGACCCTGGCGGAAGGTGTACGTGTAGCGTTGCCGGAGGAGATCCCTGGCCTGGATAACGTCGCCTCGGTAGCGGCAACGTCCGTGGCCTCGGGGGCGCTCAAGAAGGACGGGACGGTCTGGGTCTGGGGCTCCAATCAGCAGGCCGAGTTCGGCAACGGCCAAAGGGAGGACAACGAGCGGACCTGGAAACCGGTAAGGGTGCCGGGTGTCCAGAATGCGAAGGCCCTGGCGAATGGATTGATCGGCCGGCATTTTCTGGCGCTGCTCAAAGACGGCACAGTCAGAAGCTGGGGCAACTCGGATTGGGGCCAGGCCGGCAACGGGCTAACCGGCCAGGAACAGGCTACTCCGGCAGCGGCGAAGATCAGCGGGGTCAAAGCGGTATTCGCCGGGGGCAACCAGTCGTTCGCCGTCAAGCAGGATGGATCTGTGTGGGTCTGGGGATCCGGCGACCGGCGCGAATGGCCCTTGAGCAACAACGCGCCTTTGCCGGTTGCATTGAACTTTCCGGCACGCTAG
- a CDS encoding GNAT family N-acetyltransferase, with product MSNISSQDVTIRLAAREDAPACGAICFEAFAKINAAHGFPCDFPSPEVPKGLLSALFSSPDFYCVVAEVEGRLVGSNCMDERAVIAGIGPITVDPGVQNLGVGGKLMQAALERASGRGAAGVRLVQAAFHNRSFSLYTRLGFDIQEPLACLQGRPVERHVPGCEVRPAQTADLDACNELSRRVHGFDRGRDLAQAIREQTALVVERAGRITGYASSLAFFGHTTAETNVDLQALIASKDSFGGPGLLVPTRNSALLRWCLNNGLRVVQPMNLMSLGLYNEPAGAWLPSIMY from the coding sequence TTGTCCAACATTTCCAGTCAGGACGTAACGATCCGTTTAGCGGCGCGCGAGGATGCCCCGGCTTGTGGCGCCATCTGTTTCGAGGCGTTCGCGAAGATCAATGCGGCTCACGGTTTTCCGTGCGACTTCCCGAGTCCGGAAGTCCCAAAGGGTCTGCTGTCCGCCCTGTTCTCCAGTCCGGACTTCTACTGTGTCGTGGCCGAGGTGGAGGGCCGGCTCGTAGGCAGCAACTGTATGGACGAGCGTGCCGTCATCGCAGGCATCGGCCCCATCACGGTGGATCCGGGCGTACAGAACCTGGGCGTCGGAGGGAAGCTGATGCAGGCCGCGTTGGAGCGGGCGAGTGGCCGCGGGGCCGCCGGAGTGCGCCTGGTGCAGGCTGCGTTTCACAACCGGTCGTTCTCGCTGTACACTCGCCTCGGCTTCGACATCCAGGAGCCCCTGGCGTGTCTGCAGGGCCGTCCGGTGGAAAGGCACGTGCCTGGTTGCGAGGTCCGGCCCGCGCAAACGGCCGATTTGGATGCCTGCAATGAGCTATCGCGGCGTGTCCACGGCTTTGACCGGGGCCGGGACCTGGCGCAGGCGATCCGGGAGCAAACCGCCCTGGTGGTGGAGCGCGCGGGCCGCATCACGGGCTACGCGTCGAGCCTGGCGTTTTTCGGCCACACAACAGCGGAGACCAATGTGGACCTGCAGGCGCTGATCGCTTCAAAGGACTCGTTTGGAGGCCCCGGTTTGTTGGTGCCGACGCGGAACAGCGCGCTGTTGCGCTGGTGCCTCAACAACGGCCTGCGGGTCGTGCAGCCGATGAACCTGATGAGCCTCGGCCTGTACAATGAACCGGCCGGAGCCTGGTTGCCGTCGATCATGTACTAG